Genomic DNA from Chiloscyllium plagiosum isolate BGI_BamShark_2017 unplaced genomic scaffold, ASM401019v2 scaf_26777, whole genome shotgun sequence:
CACATATCCTTTGGGTATGGAAGGAGTGCTTATATGACAATTGGTTTGGTTGATTTGAATCACCTAACTGAAGAGACACCATTCACCATTTAAGTCATGAGATCAGTTGAAGGACAAAACATCATTTAGATTTGATGAAgtctgttgggccaaaaggcaccTTTCCCTGCTGCAAACTCTCTGCAAATGTCCTGCTCTCCTTCACTAAAGAACCATTTAATCAACAAATTATTTGGACAAAAGGGGTCCCACTCGGGTATAAAAGAGAAATACAAGAGGCATCCCTTCGTAAGGTCACACAATTAATATCCATTACTGAAATTACTTCCGCTGAGACAGCAGTTTAATCTTCAGCTTCTCAGTCGCAGTGGAGTACAGAGTTTTAATCGGCGGTTTGGTGGAGGTTGAACTGGCAACATCAAGATCTTTACTGAGTTCAGCTTCGGTCTTCttcacaaattcaccacacaactgaaagaaacatgaagagaaagtgaaatcaaacattgGGATTTAAAAAAGTACACATGACACTATTTTGACAACTGCACTGAAATCAATGtacttctgaatttttttaaacttttttggcAACTAAGGAATAGTAGGCCTTGATTTtcagcaaattactgcagtgaGGACAAGTTTTCAATTCAACCAGAAAGTTGAAAATAAAACCTTTGCCATTTGAAATAATAGAAAATTCAGATGTAAGACACTGTGCTCATAATCGTGATGCAGTGGTACAATATAAA
This window encodes:
- the LOC122544854 gene encoding centrosome-associated protein 350-like, whose protein sequence is MKLFRFYKEQYQKTDWQKMKTFDRRKRDRVDHILLCGEFVKKTEAELSKDLDVASSTSTKPPIKTLYSTATEKLKIKLLSQRK